In Balearica regulorum gibbericeps isolate bBalReg1 chromosome 26, bBalReg1.pri, whole genome shotgun sequence, one genomic interval encodes:
- the TICAM1 gene encoding TIR domain-containing adapter molecule 1 — protein MAQSTELQPSFEDVFNILSQIPQDKLLSFKHKLKHLIFGPSSKLLQAMVLLTLGQEVDARISLDDLRDNRAAQYIHQTKLGAAGVQEGGEGLQPPQLDAGAMALLAQIYSVLAEEKLCSHEAMDKACQAATKARNASRETQGDTLNSIPGEDQEKHGSDISMGSGDKFQTLRSDAAIGSLHTTSPNYVVRSSPVQIGSNLDLSGPQTLRSLGSPSFPSHFEISPSPTVVFHTQPPSSEHVPQPSPLCEGSTSGAGQPDRDRPSHSLQETSWASRSNSHPGQNTGAEVPRPEKFLQVRSCHPTLPVPETQPPALGAVNQPDESSDVSSTVATEPHAPKESTDKKQDEMQLSTGLPDARATVDTGSAHMSMKDSYVPAGISSNTASASMSTSLLPPTYPFSSTFLPPIQEPPSKLYPTPLHSSPSPAWPPPPPQAVKAMPTSEPDGGRFFTFVVLHASEDETVAHRVKDLLENMGVPNGATFCEDFFIAGRSRLTCFQDAMENSAFIILLLTKNFPCNLFMFQTNTALMESILKPSKRDSVIPFVPKENPLERSQIPSMLGGLTPLDENSPGFSRTVQNTFTTSRINERKAMWDLVQRRKLQLYQDQYQPLQNLAALNLGSLPQGPPSATQGQQSPRLWCPPSLTVPPATYPPPTAGHPTPAQMGPPPFQPLHLPSGHYNMMPGLGGIVIQHARMIQIGNHNMMQVETVTPGPQDSEEETRQNT, from the coding sequence ATGGCACAGAGCACTGAGCTCCAGCCAAGCTTTGAGGAcgtttttaatattttatcccAGATCCCACAAGATAAACTCCTTAGCTTCAAACATAAACTGAAGCACTTGATATTTGGGCCCAGCAGCAAATTACTGCAAGCCATGGTCCTGCTTACTCTGGGGCAAGAAGTGGATGCAAGAATTTCTTTGGATGACTTGAGAGATAACCGGGCAGCCCAGTATATCCACCAGACCAAACTGGGTGCTGCAGGAGTGCAGGAAGGTGGGGAGGGTTTGCAGCCTCCCCAGCTGGATGCAGGTGCCATGGCGCTTTTGGCACAGATCTACTCAGTGTTGGCGGAGGAAAAACTGTGCAGTCACGAAGCCATGGACAAAGCCTGCCAGGCTGCCACCAAAGCCCGCAACGCCAGCAGGGAAACGCAGGGGGACACACTCAACAGCATCCCAGGGGAGGACCAGGAAAAACATGGCTCTGACATCAGCATGGGCTCAGGTGACAAATTTCAGACGCTGAGATCTGATGCGGCCATAGGATCTCTCCATACCACCAGCCCAAACTACGTGGTGAGAAGTTCCCCTGTGCAGATTGGATCCAACTTGGACCTCTCAGGCCCACAGACCTTGCGCTCTTTGGGGAGTCCCTCTTTCCCCAGTCACTTTGAGATCAGTCCGTCACCAACAGTTGTTTTTCACACCCAGCCTCCTTCCTCCGAGCAtgtcccccagcccagcccactGTGTGAAGGGAGCACCAGCGGTGCTGGACAGCCTGACAGGGACAGACCGAGCCACAGCCTGCAGGAAACAAGCTGGGCTAGCAGATCCAACTCTCATCCCGGGCAGAACACAGGTGCCGAAGTCCCCCGACCGGAGAAGTTTCTGCAGGTCAGGTCATGTCATCCAACTCTCCCTGTTCCTGAAACACAGCCGCCTGCGCTGGGTGCTGTGAACCAACCTGACGAAAGTAGTGATGTTTCCAGCACAGTGGCAACAGAACCTCATGCACCAAAAGAGAGCACAGACAAAAAACAAGATGAAATGCAATTATCTACAGGTCTTCCTGATGCAAGAGCTACAGTAGATACTGGTTCTGCCCACATGTCCATGAAGGACTCCTATGTTCCAGCAGGCATTTCTTCTAACACTGCATCTGCTTCCATGTCAacatcccttcttcctcctaCCTATCCCTTCTCCTCAACCTTTCTTCCTCCTATTCAGGAACCTCCTTCCAAGTTATATCCCACTCCCCTCCACTCATCCCCCTCTCCAGCctggcctcctcctcctccccaggctgTAAAAGCAATGCCCACATCAGAGCCAGATGGTGGAAGGTTCTTCACTTTTGTTGTCCTGCACGCTAGTGAAGATGAGACTGTTGCCCATCGGGTCAAGGACCTGCTGGAGAACATGGGGGTTCCCAACGGTGCCACATTCTGTGAGGACTTCTTCATTGCCGGACGCAGTCGTCTGACTTGCTTCCAGGATGCTATGGAAAACTCTGCTTTCATCATCCTTCTGCTGACCAAGAACTTCCCATGCAACCTGTTTATGTTTCAGACAAACACTGCTCTGATGGAGTCCATCCTGAAACCATCCAAGCGCGATTCAGTCATCCCTTTTGTACCCAAGGAGAACCCCCTGGAGCGGAGTCAGATTCCCAGCATGCTTGGCGGGCTCACGCCCTTGGATGAGAACTCTCCCGGATTCTCCAGGACAGTGCAGAACACCTTTACCACCAGCAGGATCAATGAGAGGAAAGCCATGTGGGACCTGGTGCAGAGAAGGAAACTACAGCTCTATCAGGACCAGTATCAACCATTGCAGAACTTAGCTGCTCTGAACCTTGGCTCCCTTCCCCAGGGGCCTCCATCAGCAACACAGGGGCAGCAATCACCTCGACTGTGGTGTCCCCCTTCTTTGACTGTCCCTCCTGCCACATACCCACCTCCCACTGCTGGTCACCCCACGCCTGCTCAGATGGGTCCCCCTCCTTTCCAACCACTTCATCTCCCATCAGGCCACTACAACATGATGCCAGGTCTGGGAGGCATTGTCATTCAACACGCTCGAATGATTCAGATTGGGAACCACAACATGATGCAGGTAGAAACTGTCACCCCGGGTCCACAGGACAGTGAGGAAGAAACCAGGCAGAATACTTGA
- the LOC104639733 gene encoding perilipin-3 isoform X2, translating to MASVEEQKRQRSYFVRLGSLSNKVRHRAYQHSLNKLQRVKQSTQDTLSRLQLAIKLIESVKQEVGQKLLDGQEKLHQLWVDWSLTQPKGNQVKTASQAEVESRTLAMLHIITQQLQPVFENLKASIQGLPSNIQEAVYQATRNIHKLHSSFSSAMSFQDLSSTTLTQSQDCVTEARRSLDDLFEYVTQNTPLNWLVGPFRARAKVSRDSRKQKKDKVTDIKSPMLEKATSSKEVAETPEEPKGANRILGEGCEVLEKLEEKAEKDTEVALAAKEIKTNAPEEDL from the exons ATGGCTTCTGTGGAGGAGCAGAAACGGCAACGGAGTTACTTTGTGCGGCTGGGTTCCCTCTCTAACAAAGTCCGCCACCGAGCCTACCAGCACTCTCTGAATAAACTGCAGCGTGTTAAGCAAAGCACCCAGGATACTCTCTCACGACTACAGCTGGCAATAAAACTG ATTGAATCTGTGAAACAGGAGGTTGGCCAGAAGCTCCTAGATGGGCAGGAGAAGCTCCATCAGCTGTGGGTGGACTGGAGCCTGACCCAACCCAAAGGAAACCAAGTTAAAACTGCCTCCCAAGCAGAG GTAGAGTCACGGACTCTAGCTATGCTGCATATCATCACCCAGCAGCTACAACCTGTTTTTGAGAATCTGAAAGCCAGCATCCAAGGCCTGCCCAGCAACATCCAAGAAGCTGTGTATCAGGCCACTCGAAATATCCACAAGCTCCATAGTTCTTTTTCCAGTGCTATGTCTTTCCAGGACCTCTCCAGCACCACCCTGACCCAGAGCCAGGACTGTGTGACAGAAGCCCGAAGGTCCCTAGATGACCTGTTTGAGTATGTAACTCAGAACACCCCGCTGAACTGGCTTGTGGGTCCCTTCAGGGCAAGAGCTAAAGTGTCACGGGatagcagaaagcagaagaaagataaGGTGACTGATATAAAATCACCCATGTTAGAAAAGGCTACATCCTCAAAGGAAGTGGCTGAGACACCTGAAGAACCAAAGGGAGCAAACAGGATCCTGGGGGAAGGGTGTGAAGTGCTagagaagctggaagagaaggcagagaaagacACAGAGGTGGCACTGGCTGCAAAGGAGATAAAAACTAATGCACCAGAGGAAGATCTCTGA
- the LOC104639733 gene encoding perilipin-3 isoform X1 translates to MASVEEQKRQRSYFVRLGSLSNKVRHRAYQHSLNKLQRVKQSTQDTLSRLQLAIKLIESVKQEVGQKLLDGQEKLHQLWVDWSLTQPKGNQVKTASQAEQVESRTLAMLHIITQQLQPVFENLKASIQGLPSNIQEAVYQATRNIHKLHSSFSSAMSFQDLSSTTLTQSQDCVTEARRSLDDLFEYVTQNTPLNWLVGPFRARAKVSRDSRKQKKDKVTDIKSPMLEKATSSKEVAETPEEPKGANRILGEGCEVLEKLEEKAEKDTEVALAAKEIKTNAPEEDL, encoded by the exons ATGGCTTCTGTGGAGGAGCAGAAACGGCAACGGAGTTACTTTGTGCGGCTGGGTTCCCTCTCTAACAAAGTCCGCCACCGAGCCTACCAGCACTCTCTGAATAAACTGCAGCGTGTTAAGCAAAGCACCCAGGATACTCTCTCACGACTACAGCTGGCAATAAAACTG ATTGAATCTGTGAAACAGGAGGTTGGCCAGAAGCTCCTAGATGGGCAGGAGAAGCTCCATCAGCTGTGGGTGGACTGGAGCCTGACCCAACCCAAAGGAAACCAAGTTAAAACTGCCTCCCAAGCAGAG CAGGTAGAGTCACGGACTCTAGCTATGCTGCATATCATCACCCAGCAGCTACAACCTGTTTTTGAGAATCTGAAAGCCAGCATCCAAGGCCTGCCCAGCAACATCCAAGAAGCTGTGTATCAGGCCACTCGAAATATCCACAAGCTCCATAGTTCTTTTTCCAGTGCTATGTCTTTCCAGGACCTCTCCAGCACCACCCTGACCCAGAGCCAGGACTGTGTGACAGAAGCCCGAAGGTCCCTAGATGACCTGTTTGAGTATGTAACTCAGAACACCCCGCTGAACTGGCTTGTGGGTCCCTTCAGGGCAAGAGCTAAAGTGTCACGGGatagcagaaagcagaagaaagataaGGTGACTGATATAAAATCACCCATGTTAGAAAAGGCTACATCCTCAAAGGAAGTGGCTGAGACACCTGAAGAACCAAAGGGAGCAAACAGGATCCTGGGGGAAGGGTGTGAAGTGCTagagaagctggaagagaaggcagagaaagacACAGAGGTGGCACTGGCTGCAAAGGAGATAAAAACTAATGCACCAGAGGAAGATCTCTGA